The DNA sequence CAAGCACATCTTGTATTGCTTAGGATCCAAGTTAGGATCACATTGAACAGGGTGAAATACATGTACAACTCCAGGTTCTTGGCTTCTGAAGACCTTCAAACCGGAAGCTACAACTTTAGCAAAGAGATCGACATCCTCAAGCCCCCAGCCTTGAATTGAAGTATCAAAGCCACCAGCCTTCAAAAGATCACTTTTGTAAATGCAAGTGATTCCAAACCCATAATCTCTCCAAAATCCTGTTTTCTTGGTGAAAACAAAGTTACTGTCATCAGGGGGACTGTTGCCATATGTTAATTTTGGATCATACTGGCTGAAGACAATAGGATAATACACTTGTTCTCCCTGGATAGTATTGTCTCTGCATCGCTGAAGGAAGTCTGGTGTAAATATCAGATCAACATCACAGAATAGGAGCAAAGTGTCATTGTCAAATTGAGCTGAGCCCCTGTCCAGACTGAGTCCTCTGGAAAACTGTCCTGACATAGAAATAATGGTGATATCTGCCTTGGGgtatttattattatattctctCATTAACTCTGTGTGCTTACTGGAATCTAGGCTAGAATCTGAACTGAACAGAATTATTACCAGTTTTATGTTTTGCTTTGGAATAAGGCAAGTCTTTTCAAAATTCTCCATAAATCTCAGGAAAATGTCATATCTCCCTGTAAGAGGTACAAGAAAGTGGACTTTCTTGTCACCATGTTCTTTCATTTCTTTGGTGGCCTGGAATGACGTCAACATCTTCAAGGAAtttgaaagaaaagagaaagatggagaGTCACTGTTAATGCTCTCGACAAGTCTCGGTACATCCAACTCTTCAGCTTCATGAAAGAAAGGTTTGCTGAATGATTGCTGAAGGTAAGCATGACGTCTTACTGGAACTGTGAGTTTTCTTCCCTTGTGCCTTTTATACAGAAGAAGCAAATCCAGGATATATTCTACCCCATAAACAGGATCTATCCTGCGGTAGCCATATTGTATTTCTTTGAAATCAATTAGTCTTCCTCTGGATTTAGAGTTCTCATTTATCATTTCCATTACTTGCATCACGGTATCATCCAAAGATGCCCGCAAATTGCTGTTGATGCTCTGACATGGAGGCTGATTTTCAACCATAGAATAAAGGAGTTTCCCTGTTAAAAATTCCCATTCTATTACTTCATTCCGTTTGTGTGGCTGAAAACGGTTGAATGATGGAATCATCCCTAGCTGTTGGTCCTCTTTGCTTATTTCAGAATTACTAAGTTTGCTCATTGCGAAACTTTCCCTATGAAGCTGGATGGTGCGATAGCGCAGTTCAGAGATTTTGCGACTCAGGATGTAATTATGCAGTCTATATTGGTAGGCTGGTCTTTTATTTGGATGAAGTGTTATGGCTGA is a window from the Geotrypetes seraphini chromosome 1, aGeoSer1.1, whole genome shotgun sequence genome containing:
- the CHSY3 gene encoding LOW QUALITY PROTEIN: chondroitin sulfate synthase 3 (The sequence of the model RefSeq protein was modified relative to this genomic sequence to represent the inferred CDS: deleted 1 base in 1 codon) translates to MAVRSRRPWLSVLVGLVLGFTAASWLVAPRVAELGERKRRGAQVCSYQAARRPPDLTASPRRGSAWQGKGGALTSSSPAAGHEQEPGGEEEDDEGKKRRNRSSAPASSGDGLGGGGRAGAPGFLYVGVMTAQKYLDTRAVAAYRTWAPFIPGRVEFFSSQGSDEVALAEPLPVVSLPGVDDSYPPQKKSFLMLKYMHDLYLERFEWFMRADDDVYIKGDKLEEFLRSLNSSKPLYLGQTGLGNIEELGKLGLEPGENFCMGGPGMIFSREVLRRMVPHIGKCLREMYTTHEDVEVGRCVRRFGGTQCVWSYEMQQLFHENYEHNRKGYIQDLHNNKIHSAITLHPNKRPAYQYRLHNYILSRKISELRYRTIQLHRESFAMSKLSNSEISKEDQQLGMIPSFNRFQPHKRNEVIEWEFLTGKLLYSMVENQPPCQSINSNLRASLDDTVMQVMEMINENSKSRGRLIDFKEIQYGYRRIDPVYGVEYILDLLLLYKRHKGRKLTVPVRRHAYLQQSFSKPFFHEAEELDVPRLVESINSDSPSFSFLSNSLKMLTSFQATKEMKEHGDKKVHFLVPLTGRYDIFLRFMENFEKTCLIPKQNIKLVIILFSSDSSLDSSKHTELMREYNNKYPKADITIISMSGQFSRGLSLDRGSAQFDNDTLLLFCDVDLIFTPDFLQRCRDNTIQGEQVYYPIVFSQYDPKLTYGNSPPDDSNFVFTKKTGFWRDYGFGITCIYKSDLLKAGGFDTSIQGWGLEDVDLFAKVVASGLKVFRSQEPGVVHVFHPVQCDPNLDPKQYKMCLGSKASTFASTMQLAELWLEKRLGVAYNRTLS